In Verrucomicrobia bacterium CG1_02_43_26, one genomic interval encodes:
- a CDS encoding pantoate--beta-alanine ligase, producing MEVYERIKDIKEKVDALRKEGKTIGLVSTMGYLHEGHLRLFDEAKKKADIVIVAVFVNPKQFGPNETLAKYPKDLEGDKKKCEARGIDILFAPSVEEIYPKGFSTSVAEDELSKDLCGKSRPYYFKGVTTLIAVYLNAIKPDGLCLGQRDAQLTAVVTKMIKDLQFDVKLCEIPIVRDEHGVVYSSSYFLMTDAQRNDARKVYEALEAGKKMADQGMRNVDRIIAEATHKLRQSLRLRVIYVSVVDKVTMKPLREVVPGQTLLMTAVWLDEYRLIDNIIL from the coding sequence ATGGAAGTATACGAACGCATTAAAGATATAAAAGAAAAAGTCGATGCGTTACGCAAGGAAGGGAAGACGATAGGCTTGGTATCAACCATGGGATACCTTCATGAAGGCCATTTGCGGTTGTTTGACGAAGCGAAAAAGAAGGCTGATATTGTGATTGTGGCCGTTTTCGTAAACCCGAAGCAGTTTGGGCCAAATGAAACCTTAGCAAAGTACCCGAAAGATCTCGAAGGAGATAAAAAAAAGTGTGAAGCCAGAGGAATCGATATCCTATTTGCTCCGAGCGTTGAAGAAATTTACCCAAAAGGCTTTTCCACGAGCGTGGCCGAAGATGAATTGAGCAAAGATTTATGCGGGAAATCCAGACCCTATTACTTTAAAGGTGTGACCACATTGATCGCTGTTTACCTAAACGCGATTAAACCCGATGGGCTATGCCTAGGACAACGGGACGCACAATTGACCGCAGTGGTTACTAAAATGATAAAAGATTTACAATTTGACGTGAAACTGTGTGAGATTCCGATTGTGCGGGATGAACACGGCGTGGTTTACAGCTCGAGTTATTTTTTAATGACAGATGCGCAACGAAACGATGCGAGAAAAGTTTATGAAGCCCTGGAAGCCGGTAAGAAAATGGCGGATCAAGGAATGCGTAATGTGGACAGAATTATTGCTGAAGCGACGCATAAGTTACGCCAGAGCTTGAGATTGCGCGTGATTTATGTGTCAGTTGTCGATAAAGTTACGATGAAACCCTTAAGAGAAGTGGTACCCGGGCAAACTTTGCTTATGACAGCCGTGTGGCTAGACGAGTATCGATTGATAGATAATATAATTCTTTAG
- a CDS encoding L-aspartate oxidase, translating to MGYDVVVVGSGIAGLSFALEVAQKGYSVAIITKKNRADSNTNYAQGGIACVTSKGDAFDLHIKDTLDAGDGLNDESVARKIVEEAPACIEELIQFGVQFSQEQNGSFSLGQEGGHSQRRILHANDVTGKVIESALLDSVAKLKNIEVLEHFFAIDLITLKKNFPEHYSKHNEVLGLYALDTNKGEVKTFAAKVILIATGGIGQAYQFTTNPDIATGDGIAMAYRAGVGISNMEFVQFHPTALYTKDDDRFLISEAIRGEGAILRDMEGNSFMPKYDTRGDLASRDIVARAIDLEMKQSGSKHVWLDITHESEDYLKKRFPHIFETLLQRGINMAKDYIPVVPAAHYLCGGIVTNISAETELPGLYACGEAACTGLHGANRLASNSLLEAVVMARRGARSVIDYLKRYQDDSMPLPSWVSGDIQDSDERVVLSHNWEELKQTMWDYVGIVRSTKRLQRAKTRIQNLSNEINEYYWDFKVEPKLLELRNLTQVALLVIECAMQRKESRGLHYTLDYLEKLEDAKPSYIIKPEEKEICASK from the coding sequence ATGGGGTACGATGTTGTTGTAGTAGGGAGCGGCATAGCCGGTCTGAGTTTTGCGTTAGAAGTTGCCCAGAAAGGTTACTCCGTTGCGATTATCACAAAAAAGAACCGTGCGGATTCTAATACAAATTACGCGCAAGGCGGGATTGCCTGTGTAACCAGTAAAGGTGATGCATTTGATTTACATATTAAAGACACCTTGGATGCCGGAGACGGTTTAAATGATGAAAGCGTGGCCCGTAAAATTGTAGAAGAAGCACCAGCCTGTATTGAAGAATTGATACAATTTGGCGTTCAGTTTAGCCAGGAACAGAACGGCAGCTTTTCGCTCGGTCAAGAAGGTGGGCATTCGCAGCGCAGGATATTGCACGCAAACGATGTGACCGGAAAAGTTATTGAAAGTGCGTTGTTAGATTCCGTAGCCAAGCTAAAAAATATTGAAGTATTGGAACACTTTTTTGCAATTGATCTGATTACGCTGAAGAAAAACTTCCCGGAGCACTATAGTAAGCATAATGAAGTATTGGGCTTGTATGCGCTGGATACGAACAAAGGAGAAGTGAAGACCTTTGCCGCAAAAGTGATATTAATCGCAACCGGCGGAATCGGGCAAGCCTACCAGTTTACAACGAATCCGGATATTGCCACCGGAGACGGGATAGCAATGGCGTATCGAGCCGGGGTAGGAATCAGTAATATGGAGTTCGTGCAATTTCACCCAACCGCGCTTTATACAAAAGACGACGACAGATTTTTGATCAGTGAAGCAATTCGTGGAGAAGGTGCCATATTACGTGATATGGAAGGGAATTCCTTTATGCCAAAATATGATACCAGAGGAGATCTGGCCTCGAGGGACATTGTGGCAAGAGCTATTGATTTGGAGATGAAACAATCGGGATCTAAGCATGTGTGGCTAGACATTACACATGAAAGCGAAGATTATTTAAAAAAGCGATTTCCCCATATTTTTGAGACCCTCCTTCAACGAGGTATCAATATGGCAAAAGATTATATTCCCGTTGTTCCAGCAGCGCATTATTTATGTGGCGGCATTGTAACAAACATAAGCGCGGAAACGGAATTGCCCGGCCTGTATGCTTGTGGTGAGGCAGCTTGTACGGGACTTCATGGTGCAAATCGTTTAGCAAGTAATTCTTTATTAGAAGCTGTTGTGATGGCGAGACGAGGGGCAAGATCTGTTATTGATTATTTAAAAAGATATCAAGACGACTCTATGCCATTACCCTCCTGGGTGAGCGGGGATATACAAGATTCTGATGAGCGCGTTGTCCTTTCTCATAATTGGGAAGAATTGAAACAAACCATGTGGGACTATGTGGGCATTGTGCGGTCTACAAAACGCTTGCAACGGGCAAAGACACGGATACAGAATTTGAGTAACGAGATTAACGAGTATTATTGGGACTTTAAAGTGGAACCTAAGTTGCTAGAGCTGCGTAATTTGACCCAAGTGGCACTTCTTGTAATCGAGTGCGCGATGCAGCGGAAGGAGAGTAGAGGACTACACTATACCCTGGATTATCTAGAGAAGTTGGAAGATGCCAAGCCCTCTTATATTATTAAGCCAGAAGAAAAAGAAATCTGTGCATCGAAATAA